One genomic window of Ruegeria sp. THAF33 includes the following:
- the uraH gene encoding hydroxyisourate hydrolase, protein MTGYLTTHVLDTARGCPAEGLKIELFRIEGADRQLLKTLVTNDDGRTDEQILPEAEFSTGDYELVFHAGDYLDACGTPPENPRFLNVIPIQFGMSEHSHYHVPLLLSPFGYSTYRGS, encoded by the coding sequence ATGACCGGTTACCTTACAACACATGTTCTGGATACGGCCCGGGGGTGCCCCGCCGAAGGATTGAAAATCGAACTGTTCCGCATTGAAGGTGCAGACCGCCAGTTGCTGAAAACTCTGGTCACCAATGACGACGGCCGGACCGACGAACAAATTCTGCCCGAAGCAGAGTTTTCAACAGGTGACTACGAACTTGTCTTCCATGCCGGGGATTACCTTGATGCCTGCGGCACACCACCTGAAAACCCGCGCTTTCTGAACGTCATCCCGATCCAGTTTGGAATGTCCGAACATTCGCATTACCACGTGCCTCTGCTGCTTTCGCCCTTCGGGTACTCGACCTATCGCGGCAGCTGA
- a CDS encoding urate hydroxylase PuuD has translation MYDLAVMWEWIAFSFRWLHVITAMAWIGASFYFIALDLMLKPNPALPDGAYGEEWEVHGGGFYHTVKYLVAPSRMPEHLTWHKWQSYTTWLSGAALLMIIYWVGGELFLLDPTKVDLALWQGILISGGSLTIGWLLYDQMCKSKLSDHPTVLMLLLFVILVIMSWGYNQIFTGRAALLHLGAFTATIMTANVFFQIMPNQRIVVEDLKAGRTPDAKYGKIAKVRSTHNNYLTLPVVFLMLSNHYPLAFGTEYSWIIASLIFLTGVTIRHYFNTMHATGKGPHWTWGVTVLLMVVIAWLSSVRNTETWEDAEARELTPYEQKYASAAGFEDAYDTVLGNCSMCHAREPVYGTMKWAPKKVYLETPGDVARHADQIYLQAGISHAMPPPSAVQMDEEARQTLIAWVREVRNQ, from the coding sequence ATGTATGACTTGGCCGTGATGTGGGAGTGGATCGCCTTTTCCTTCCGCTGGCTGCATGTGATCACCGCGATGGCGTGGATTGGGGCGTCATTCTACTTTATCGCGCTGGACCTCATGCTCAAGCCGAACCCAGCCCTGCCGGACGGGGCCTACGGCGAAGAATGGGAAGTACATGGCGGCGGCTTCTACCACACCGTCAAATACCTGGTTGCGCCCTCGCGCATGCCCGAGCACCTGACCTGGCACAAATGGCAGAGTTACACGACCTGGCTGTCAGGTGCGGCGTTGCTCATGATCATATACTGGGTCGGGGGCGAGCTGTTCCTTCTGGATCCAACCAAAGTGGACCTGGCGCTGTGGCAGGGGATTCTGATTTCCGGCGGATCACTGACCATTGGTTGGCTGCTCTACGACCAGATGTGCAAATCCAAGCTGAGCGATCACCCGACCGTTCTGATGCTGCTTTTGTTCGTGATCCTGGTGATCATGTCCTGGGGTTACAACCAGATCTTCACCGGTCGTGCCGCGCTTTTGCATCTTGGCGCCTTCACTGCGACGATCATGACGGCCAACGTGTTCTTTCAGATCATGCCAAACCAACGGATCGTGGTCGAAGACCTCAAGGCCGGTCGGACACCTGATGCCAAATACGGCAAGATCGCCAAGGTACGATCCACGCACAACAACTATCTGACTTTGCCGGTCGTGTTCCTGATGTTGTCGAACCACTATCCGCTTGCTTTCGGCACCGAGTATTCCTGGATCATCGCCAGCCTGATCTTTCTGACGGGCGTCACCATCCGTCACTATTTCAACACGATGCACGCAACCGGGAAAGGCCCGCACTGGACCTGGGGCGTGACGGTTCTGCTAATGGTCGTGATCGCCTGGCTGTCTTCGGTGAGAAACACCGAGACATGGGAAGACGCCGAAGCGCGCGAGCTGACGCCATACGAGCAGAAATATGCGTCCGCCGCAGGCTTCGAAGATGCCTATGACACGGTCTTGGGCAATTGCTCGATGTGCCACGCCCGCGAGCCGGTGTACGGCACCATGAAATGGGCCCCGAAGAAAGTTTACCTTGAGACACCCGGCGATGTCGCCCGACATGCTGACCAGATCTATCTGCAAGCCGGGATCAGCCACGCAATGCCGCCACCATCGGCAGTGCAAATGGATGAAGAGGCGCGCCAAACCCTCATCGCATGGGTGCGTGAAGTCAGAAACCAATAG
- the bhcC gene encoding 3-hydroxy-D-aspartate aldolase BhcC, whose protein sequence is MKDMTNLDEFEVGFDIPAKPGMDEADIQTPSLVLDLDALERNIKKMGDYAKAHGMRHRVHGKMHKSVDVAKLQEKIGGAVGVCCQKVSEAEVFVRGGIKDVLVSNQVRDPAKIDRLASLPKLGSRIIVCVDDLDNVADLSGAAVDHGTQLEVFVEIDCGAGRCGVTTTSDVIEIAKAVEAAENLKFTGIQAYQGAMQHLDSYEARKEKLDTAISMVKDAVEGLKAEGIECELVSGGGTGSYYFESNSGVYNELQCGSYAFMDADYGRILDKDGNRIDQGEWENAFFILTSVMSHAKADKAIVDAGLKAQSVDSGLPVIFGRDDVEYIKCSDEHGVVMDPNGVLKVNDKLRLVPGHCDPTANVHDWYVGVRNGKVETVWPVSARGRAY, encoded by the coding sequence ATGAAAGATATGACCAATCTCGACGAATTCGAAGTAGGCTTTGACATTCCGGCCAAGCCCGGAATGGATGAAGCAGATATCCAGACCCCCTCTCTTGTGCTCGATCTCGACGCGCTTGAACGCAACATCAAGAAGATGGGCGACTATGCCAAGGCGCACGGCATGCGCCACCGCGTGCATGGAAAAATGCACAAATCGGTAGACGTGGCCAAATTGCAGGAGAAGATCGGAGGCGCTGTTGGCGTCTGCTGCCAGAAAGTTTCAGAGGCCGAAGTGTTCGTGCGCGGCGGTATCAAGGACGTTCTGGTCTCGAACCAGGTGCGTGACCCCGCCAAGATCGACCGTCTTGCCAGCCTGCCAAAGTTGGGCAGCCGCATCATCGTCTGTGTCGATGATCTGGACAATGTCGCGGATCTTTCAGGCGCAGCGGTGGATCACGGAACACAGTTGGAGGTCTTCGTCGAAATCGACTGCGGCGCTGGCCGGTGCGGTGTGACGACAACATCCGACGTGATCGAAATCGCCAAAGCGGTCGAAGCAGCCGAGAACCTGAAATTCACCGGCATTCAGGCCTATCAGGGCGCAATGCAGCACCTCGACAGCTATGAGGCGCGCAAGGAAAAGCTCGACACCGCAATTTCGATGGTAAAAGACGCGGTTGAAGGCCTCAAAGCCGAAGGCATCGAGTGCGAATTGGTCTCGGGCGGCGGCACCGGCTCATATTACTTCGAATCCAACTCGGGCGTGTACAACGAACTGCAATGCGGGTCCTACGCCTTCATGGACGCCGATTATGGCCGGATCCTGGACAAGGACGGCAACCGGATCGATCAAGGCGAGTGGGAAAACGCATTCTTCATCCTGACCAGCGTCATGAGCCACGCTAAGGCGGACAAGGCGATCGTCGATGCGGGCCTCAAGGCGCAATCGGTGGACAGCGGTCTGCCCGTTATCTTCGGCCGAGATGATGTCGAGTACATCAAATGTTCGGACGAACACGGCGTCGTGATGGACCCGAACGGTGTGCTGAAGGTCAACGACAAGCTCAGGCTGGTTCCGGGGCACTGCGACCCAACCGCAAATGTACATGATTGGTATGTCGGCGTTCGCAACGGCAAGGTCGAGACCGTCTGGCCCGTATCCGCCCGCGGACGCGCTTATTGA
- a CDS encoding uracil-xanthine permease family protein: protein MSDASIGTPEQLRDPNYTPPLLKAVPLGIQHVLAMFVSNVTPAIIVCGAAGFGFGSNSPDFPQMIYMIQMSMFFAGVATLFQSIGVGPVGARLPIVQGTSFAFIPIMIPLVVGKGVDAIAVLMGGVVVGGLFHACLGLFIGRIRFALPPLVTGLVVTMIGLALVKVGIQYAAGGVPAIGTEEYGSGLNWFMAGTVIVVTLGLKFFARGMLSVSAVLIGLLVGYAVAFLLGQVNLGNVGNAASFALPNPLHFGLEFSVAAIIGFCAMSFVSAVETVGDVSGITKGGAGREATDKEIQGATYADGLGTAISGLFGALPNTSFSQNVGLIAMTGVMSRMVVTIGALFLIVCGLIPKIGAIISSIPIEVLGGGVIVMFGMVVAAGVSMLSDVNWNRRNMVIFAIALSLGLGLQLEPNALQYLPGTLKVLATSGILPAAVIAIVLNLVLPEELSDEATEEVSGGMAGHGLGSIEQDDHV from the coding sequence ATGTCAGATGCATCCATCGGAACGCCGGAACAACTCCGCGATCCGAATTATACTCCGCCGCTGCTGAAGGCGGTGCCGCTTGGAATTCAACATGTACTGGCGATGTTCGTGTCCAACGTCACGCCAGCCATTATCGTTTGTGGCGCGGCCGGTTTCGGCTTTGGCTCGAACAGCCCCGATTTTCCGCAGATGATCTACATGATCCAGATGTCGATGTTCTTCGCGGGCGTCGCCACGTTGTTTCAATCCATTGGTGTGGGGCCTGTTGGTGCCCGGCTGCCGATCGTGCAGGGGACATCGTTTGCCTTTATCCCGATCATGATTCCACTGGTGGTAGGCAAGGGCGTTGACGCAATTGCCGTCCTGATGGGCGGGGTCGTTGTCGGTGGCTTGTTCCACGCCTGCCTCGGGTTGTTCATAGGGCGCATTCGCTTTGCTCTTCCGCCGCTGGTTACGGGCCTTGTGGTGACCATGATCGGCCTGGCACTTGTCAAAGTCGGCATCCAATATGCCGCCGGCGGTGTGCCCGCCATTGGTACCGAGGAATATGGCTCGGGTCTGAACTGGTTCATGGCCGGAACCGTAATCGTGGTCACGCTTGGCCTGAAATTCTTTGCCCGGGGCATGTTGTCGGTGTCGGCGGTTCTGATCGGACTGCTGGTCGGATACGCCGTGGCCTTCCTGCTTGGCCAGGTGAATCTGGGCAACGTCGGCAATGCGGCATCCTTTGCTCTGCCGAACCCCTTGCATTTTGGCCTTGAATTTTCGGTCGCGGCCATCATCGGTTTCTGTGCAATGTCTTTTGTTTCCGCCGTTGAAACCGTTGGGGATGTATCCGGTATCACCAAAGGGGGCGCTGGCCGCGAAGCCACCGACAAGGAAATACAGGGCGCGACCTATGCTGATGGTCTTGGTACTGCGATCTCTGGCCTGTTTGGGGCGCTGCCGAACACGTCGTTCAGTCAGAATGTCGGGTTGATTGCCATGACCGGCGTCATGAGCCGCATGGTCGTGACCATCGGCGCGCTTTTCCTGATCGTTTGCGGGCTTATCCCCAAAATCGGGGCGATAATCTCGTCCATTCCGATCGAGGTTCTTGGCGGCGGCGTGATCGTGATGTTCGGCATGGTTGTTGCCGCAGGGGTTTCGATGCTGTCGGACGTGAACTGGAACCGGCGCAACATGGTGATTTTTGCAATCGCCCTGAGCCTTGGGCTGGGTTTGCAACTGGAACCCAACGCGTTGCAATACTTGCCTGGCACATTGAAGGTTCTGGCGACATCAGGAATCCTGCCCGCCGCCGTCATCGCTATTGTATTGAATCTGGTGCTTCCCGAAGAACTTTCCGACGAAGCGACCGAAGAGGTCTCGGGCGGCATGGCCGGTCATGGTCTTGGGTCCATCGAGCAAGACGACCACGTCTGA
- the xdhA gene encoding xanthine dehydrogenase small subunit, which translates to MTHRTHIQFVLNGKDVAVPDVSAGQTLLDFLRLERRLTGTKEGCAEGDCGACTVLVGRLGRTGLRYTPVNACIRFLASVDGCHVVTVEHLSGPQGRLHPVQQAMVDHHGSQCGFCTPGFVMALYALWMQTPEPTELQVETALQGNLCRCTGYEPIIRAAIAVSRYGTPASDHLNTERETMTARLAALKDGRRVVSGPENNLSILPSSVDDLAECLQAYPNATIVAGATDVGLWVTKFLRDIGPAIFTGHLEDLKTVERQGSLLLIGAGASYTDCQDLLSEHLPHLSSYWDRIAGWQVRNMGTVGGNIANGSPIGDTPPVLIALGAEITLRRGSERRTLPLADFFIDYGKQDRRPDEFVESIHVPLPRPDDLDAAYKISKRRDEDISSVAAGLHMSVTDGIISNVRIAFGGMAATPKRASTAEAALNGQPWARESFEAAAEALAEEFAPLTDWRASSDYRMLTAQNLLRRFFLENDRETDTPVQLACA; encoded by the coding sequence ATGACGCATCGCACCCACATCCAATTTGTCCTCAATGGCAAGGATGTCGCCGTCCCAGACGTGTCGGCAGGTCAGACACTTCTTGATTTCCTGCGCCTGGAACGCCGGCTGACAGGAACGAAGGAAGGCTGCGCCGAAGGCGATTGCGGCGCGTGCACCGTGCTTGTCGGACGGCTTGGGCGCACGGGCCTGCGCTATACTCCGGTCAATGCCTGTATCCGGTTTCTTGCCTCTGTCGACGGCTGTCATGTCGTGACGGTTGAACATTTGTCCGGGCCTCAAGGCCGGCTGCACCCGGTTCAACAAGCCATGGTCGATCACCATGGCAGCCAGTGCGGGTTCTGCACACCGGGCTTCGTCATGGCCCTCTATGCGCTTTGGATGCAAACTCCGGAACCGACCGAATTACAGGTTGAAACCGCATTGCAGGGCAACCTGTGCCGCTGCACCGGGTATGAGCCGATCATCCGAGCGGCCATTGCCGTCAGCCGCTACGGCACCCCAGCATCTGATCATCTGAACACCGAACGCGAAACCATGACCGCGCGTCTGGCGGCCCTGAAGGACGGGCGGCGCGTGGTCTCCGGACCCGAAAACAACCTGAGCATTCTGCCATCCAGCGTCGATGATCTTGCCGAATGCCTGCAAGCATATCCAAACGCCACGATCGTGGCCGGAGCCACCGATGTGGGCCTGTGGGTGACCAAGTTCCTGCGCGACATTGGCCCCGCCATCTTCACCGGTCATCTCGAAGACTTGAAAACAGTCGAAAGACAGGGGTCTCTCCTCCTGATCGGCGCCGGCGCCAGCTACACCGACTGCCAGGACCTTCTGTCTGAACACCTGCCACACCTGTCCTCCTACTGGGATCGCATCGCAGGGTGGCAGGTGCGGAATATGGGAACCGTGGGTGGAAACATCGCCAACGGCTCACCCATCGGGGACACGCCGCCGGTTCTCATCGCGCTTGGCGCGGAAATCACTCTGCGGCGCGGTTCCGAACGCCGAACCCTGCCTCTGGCTGACTTCTTCATCGACTATGGCAAGCAGGACCGCCGGCCCGACGAATTCGTCGAAAGCATACACGTGCCCCTGCCCCGACCCGATGATCTGGATGCGGCTTACAAGATTTCCAAGCGCCGTGACGAGGATATTTCTTCCGTGGCCGCCGGACTGCACATGAGCGTCACAGACGGGATCATCAGCAATGTGCGCATCGCATTCGGGGGCATGGCCGCCACGCCCAAACGCGCATCGACAGCTGAGGCGGCGCTGAACGGCCAACCCTGGGCACGCGAAAGTTTCGAAGCCGCCGCTGAAGCGCTGGCCGAGGAATTCGCGCCTCTTACAGATTGGCGCGCATCGTCGGACTATCGGATGCTGACCGCCCAAAACCTGCTGCGCCGGTTCTTCCTTGAAAACGACCGCGAAACCGACACCCCCGTTCAACTGGCTTGTGCCTGA
- the bhcD gene encoding iminosuccinate reductase BhcD, which yields MLIVPEREIADLMTRQAAFDAVEQVFAAMASGDAYNFPVVREAIGHEDALYGFKGGFDRAGLTLGLKAGGYWPNNLEKRGLINHQSTVFLFDPDTGKPSAMVGGNLLTALRTAAASSVSIKHLARSDAKVIGMIGAGHQAAFQLRAALEQRAFEKVIGWNYHPEMLPNIEKVANEAGVPFQAVELDEMTEADVIISITSAFAPSLMANHVSAGAHIACMGTDTKGKQEVEAALLARASVFTDEVAQSVSIGEAQHAVAEGLIQESDVAQLGAVINGTDPGRISDNQITLFDGTGVGLQDLAVAASVVDLAVRKGVAIEVNF from the coding sequence ATGCTGATCGTACCCGAGCGTGAGATCGCTGACCTTATGACCCGACAAGCGGCTTTTGACGCGGTCGAACAGGTCTTTGCCGCAATGGCGTCCGGCGACGCCTACAACTTCCCTGTCGTGCGTGAAGCCATCGGGCACGAAGATGCACTATACGGCTTCAAAGGGGGGTTTGACCGCGCCGGCCTGACGTTGGGACTGAAGGCGGGCGGCTATTGGCCGAACAATCTGGAAAAACGCGGGCTGATCAACCACCAGTCCACCGTTTTTCTTTTCGACCCCGACACGGGCAAGCCATCTGCGATGGTCGGCGGCAACCTTCTGACGGCCCTTCGAACGGCGGCAGCATCATCGGTATCGATCAAGCATCTCGCACGTAGCGACGCCAAGGTCATAGGCATGATAGGTGCTGGCCACCAGGCAGCCTTTCAGCTTCGCGCGGCACTGGAGCAGCGCGCCTTTGAAAAGGTCATAGGCTGGAACTATCACCCCGAAATGCTGCCGAATATCGAGAAGGTCGCCAATGAAGCCGGTGTTCCGTTCCAGGCGGTAGAGCTTGACGAAATGACTGAGGCGGATGTGATCATTTCGATCACTTCGGCATTTGCGCCCTCGCTGATGGCGAACCATGTCAGCGCCGGAGCTCATATCGCCTGCATGGGCACGGACACAAAAGGAAAACAGGAAGTCGAAGCCGCCCTTCTGGCCAGGGCAAGCGTGTTCACGGACGAAGTCGCGCAATCCGTCAGCATCGGCGAAGCGCAGCACGCGGTGGCCGAAGGCCTGATCCAAGAAAGCGATGTGGCGCAGCTTGGCGCGGTCATCAACGGCACCGATCCGGGCCGGATATCGGACAATCAGATCACGCTGTTCGATGGCACGGGGGTTGGCCTTCAAGATCTTGCGGTCGCTGCGTCCGTGGTTGACCTCGCCGTTCGGAAAGGGGTCGCGATCGAGGTCAATTTCTGA
- a CDS encoding LysR family transcriptional regulator, with product MSYIESLRVFVRVMELGSITSGGRDLRLTPAVASKRLKELENHLGVRLFNRTTRSMTPTEVGTVFYDEAKAVLLALDHAEARVASFSDAPRGAIRITAPLGVGRRIVAPLVPEFSDRYPETEIRMRLSDRKVDILADGLDIAFFIGEPGDSTMKLRKFADCDRVLCASPDYLSRFGTPKTPDDLLHMPHNCLLLRYPRSPEYYWTLRTDMGPRKLEVGGKYDADDGDVLTDWALAGRGIVNKPRFDVREFLEDGRLVEVLPETPPLPTIFGCLYPHKKLQDPKVRLFVEHIAQHSKRFFA from the coding sequence ATGTCTTACATCGAAAGTCTGCGTGTTTTTGTCCGAGTGATGGAGCTGGGCAGCATCACCTCTGGCGGGCGTGATCTTCGGCTGACCCCGGCGGTGGCCAGCAAACGGTTGAAAGAGCTTGAAAACCATCTGGGTGTGCGGCTGTTCAACCGAACCACCCGGTCGATGACACCAACCGAAGTGGGGACGGTTTTCTACGATGAAGCCAAGGCGGTCCTGCTGGCGCTTGATCACGCCGAAGCGCGTGTCGCCAGCTTTTCCGATGCGCCTCGGGGGGCGATCCGCATCACCGCGCCTTTGGGTGTCGGGCGCAGAATCGTTGCGCCTCTGGTGCCGGAATTTTCTGACCGCTACCCGGAAACAGAGATTCGCATGCGTCTGTCTGATCGCAAGGTGGACATTCTGGCCGACGGTCTGGATATCGCCTTTTTCATTGGTGAACCCGGCGATTCAACCATGAAACTGCGGAAGTTCGCGGATTGTGATCGTGTTCTGTGCGCTTCGCCCGATTACCTGTCGCGGTTTGGGACGCCCAAAACACCGGATGATTTGTTGCACATGCCCCATAACTGCCTGTTGCTGCGTTATCCAAGGTCTCCGGAATACTATTGGACCCTTCGCACTGACATGGGACCGCGAAAGCTTGAAGTTGGCGGTAAATATGACGCGGATGATGGTGATGTGCTGACGGACTGGGCTTTGGCCGGTCGTGGGATCGTCAACAAGCCGCGCTTTGACGTGCGGGAGTTTCTCGAGGATGGGCGGCTGGTCGAGGTCCTGCCCGAGACGCCCCCCTTGCCAACGATTTTCGGGTGTCTTTATCCGCACAAAAAGCTGCAAGATCCCAAGGTGCGCCTTTTCGTCGAACATATCGCACAGCACAGCAAACGCTTTTTCGCGTAA
- a CDS encoding LysR family transcriptional regulator, translated as MSYLDNIRTFVRVYELGSMSAAGRDLRVSPAVTSARISQLEEHLGVRLFQRTTRSLTPTEQGKSFYRGAAEILEAVESAEAQIVNLTENLKGSLYVAAPLGVGRRLIAPQVPKFLAEYPEVNVRLRLTDRKVDLTTEGLDLAFFLGQPEDSNLRIRKIADVERVLCASPKYIKKRGMPESGDALIADEHECLNLRFPGATEFQWLLRTDTGPKRFRVSGRYESDDGDVLTDWALGGHGIALKPIFEIAQHLKAGTLVPVAEKTPPEPIQMACLFTHRRMQDPKTRLFMEFIIERIGSSIAAANTAR; from the coding sequence ATGTCCTACCTTGATAACATCAGAACCTTTGTCCGGGTCTATGAATTGGGCAGCATGTCCGCCGCGGGCCGTGATCTGAGAGTTTCGCCAGCCGTCACGTCGGCGCGTATATCGCAATTGGAAGAGCATCTTGGCGTGCGTTTGTTCCAACGCACGACACGCAGCCTGACGCCCACCGAGCAGGGAAAATCTTTCTATCGTGGCGCGGCAGAGATCCTAGAAGCAGTCGAAAGTGCCGAAGCCCAGATCGTCAATCTTACCGAAAACCTGAAAGGGTCACTCTATGTCGCGGCGCCTTTGGGGGTCGGGCGTCGGTTGATTGCGCCGCAGGTCCCGAAATTTCTCGCCGAGTACCCCGAGGTGAACGTTCGGTTAAGGCTTACCGACCGAAAGGTAGATCTGACAACCGAAGGTCTGGACTTGGCATTTTTTCTTGGTCAGCCAGAGGACAGCAACCTGCGTATTCGCAAGATCGCGGATGTCGAAAGAGTGCTTTGTGCATCCCCGAAATACATCAAAAAGCGCGGGATGCCCGAAAGCGGGGACGCGTTGATCGCTGATGAGCACGAATGTCTCAATTTGCGGTTCCCGGGCGCGACCGAGTTTCAATGGCTTTTGAGGACCGATACGGGGCCAAAACGGTTCCGGGTTTCCGGGCGCTACGAGTCAGACGATGGCGACGTGCTGACAGACTGGGCCCTTGGCGGACATGGTATCGCGTTGAAGCCGATTTTTGAGATCGCTCAACATCTCAAGGCCGGGACACTGGTTCCGGTGGCGGAAAAGACGCCGCCAGAACCGATTCAGATGGCATGTCTGTTTACGCACCGCCGTATGCAGGACCCCAAAACGCGGCTTTTCATGGAATTCATAATCGAACGCATCGGGTCGTCGATTGCGGCGGCAAATACGGCCCGGTAG
- the puuE gene encoding allantoinase PuuE has product MKPYPRDMTGYGGQVPKANWPNDAKIAIQIVLNYEEGGENNVLHGDAASEAFLSEITGAAPWPGQRHWNMESIYEYGSRAGFWRVHRLLQDLPVTVYGVATALARAPAQVAAMKHAGWEIASHGLKWIEHKDMGAEEERSQIREAIRLHTEVTGQPPRGWYTGRCSMNTVELAAREGDFAYIADSYADDLPYWIKAGGKDQLIMPYTLDCNDMRFAIQAGFTNGEQFESYLKDSFDMLYAEGEAGAPKMLSIGLHCRLIGRPGRAMALKRALDYFRNHDGVWFATREQIADHWAREHPPVQRLTPSEMDRPTFVLEFGGVFEHSPWIAEGAYELELGPTHDNAAGVHSALARVFRSASPEQRLGVLTAHPDLAGKLAAAGRLTKESTAEQAGAGLDMLTDEERATFTALNEAYTTKFGFPFIIAVKDNTKASILEAFRRRIDNDRDSEFAEACRQVERIAELRLIEKFAQ; this is encoded by the coding sequence GTGAAGCCTTATCCACGAGACATGACCGGTTACGGTGGGCAAGTTCCCAAAGCAAACTGGCCGAACGACGCCAAAATCGCCATTCAGATCGTGCTGAATTACGAAGAGGGCGGTGAAAACAACGTTCTGCACGGCGATGCCGCATCCGAAGCGTTTCTGTCCGAGATCACCGGAGCCGCCCCTTGGCCGGGGCAACGGCACTGGAACATGGAATCGATCTATGAATACGGCAGCCGCGCGGGGTTCTGGCGCGTGCATCGCCTTTTGCAGGATCTGCCTGTTACCGTCTACGGTGTTGCAACCGCTTTGGCGCGTGCACCTGCACAGGTTGCGGCGATGAAGCATGCCGGGTGGGAGATCGCCAGCCACGGTTTGAAGTGGATTGAACACAAGGACATGGGCGCAGAAGAAGAACGTTCCCAGATCCGCGAAGCAATCCGCCTGCACACAGAGGTTACAGGTCAGCCGCCCCGTGGTTGGTATACGGGCCGCTGTTCGATGAATACGGTCGAACTGGCCGCCAGGGAAGGCGACTTTGCCTATATCGCCGACAGCTACGCCGACGATCTGCCATATTGGATCAAGGCAGGGGGCAAGGATCAACTGATCATGCCCTATACACTGGACTGCAACGATATGCGCTTTGCAATCCAGGCTGGGTTCACCAATGGGGAACAATTCGAAAGCTATCTGAAAGACAGCTTTGACATGCTCTATGCCGAGGGTGAGGCGGGCGCGCCCAAGATGCTCTCGATTGGGTTGCACTGCCGTCTGATCGGTCGCCCGGGTCGCGCCATGGCGCTGAAACGCGCACTTGATTATTTCAGAAACCACGACGGTGTCTGGTTCGCAACGCGCGAGCAGATTGCCGACCACTGGGCCAGGGAACACCCACCGGTGCAACGGCTGACCCCGTCCGAAATGGATCGACCAACCTTCGTGTTGGAATTCGGCGGCGTGTTCGAGCATAGCCCGTGGATTGCCGAAGGTGCGTATGAACTGGAACTGGGCCCGACGCATGACAATGCCGCTGGTGTCCACAGCGCGCTGGCGCGTGTGTTCCGTTCCGCCTCGCCCGAGCAGCGCCTTGGCGTTCTGACAGCCCACCCGGACCTGGCGGGCAAGCTGGCCGCCGCCGGCCGCCTGACCAAGGAAAGCACCGCGGAACAGGCCGGTGCGGGTCTGGACATGCTGACCGATGAAGAACGCGCAACGTTCACGGCGTTGAACGAAGCCTACACGACCAAGTTCGGCTTTCCTTTCATCATTGCCGTCAAAGACAACACCAAGGCCAGCATTCTGGAAGCCTTTCGCCGTCGCATCGACAATGACCGCGACAGCGAATTTGCCGAAGCCTGCCGTCAGGTCGAGCGCATTGCCGAATTGCGCCTGATCGAGAAGTTCGCGCAATGA
- a CDS encoding ureidoglycolate lyase, giving the protein MTAALKLRPLTSEAFAPFGDVIEAAGQVDKLINQGKCARYHDRAVLDFHDGRAGISVFQSEAFSLPIKLEMVERHPDGSQAFLPLSDKPFVVVVAPDENGTPGRPIAFKTAPGQGVNYRRNTWHGVLTPLHAPGLFAVVDRIGAGPNLEEHWFEEAFEITE; this is encoded by the coding sequence ATGACGGCTGCCTTGAAACTCCGCCCCTTGACGTCAGAGGCATTTGCACCTTTCGGCGATGTCATCGAGGCGGCTGGCCAGGTGGATAAGCTTATTAATCAGGGTAAATGCGCCCGCTATCACGACCGGGCCGTGTTGGATTTCCACGATGGGCGCGCGGGTATCAGCGTGTTTCAGTCCGAAGCCTTCAGCCTGCCGATCAAGTTGGAAATGGTGGAACGCCATCCGGATGGCAGCCAAGCCTTTTTGCCTTTGTCGGACAAACCATTTGTCGTGGTCGTGGCCCCGGATGAAAACGGAACACCCGGGCGCCCCATCGCCTTCAAAACAGCGCCCGGGCAGGGTGTGAATTATCGTCGCAACACCTGGCATGGCGTTCTGACCCCGCTTCATGCGCCCGGACTTTTTGCGGTGGTCGACCGAATTGGGGCCGGGCCCAACCTCGAAGAGCATTGGTTCGAGGAGGCTTTTGAAATCACAGAATGA